The Natrinema sp. HArc-T2 genome has a segment encoding these proteins:
- a CDS encoding DUF6293 family protein: MQTHIVPVGFDYDRLIAPLVRDQIDVDSVILLEGAVGSEANVEYSRHLSKKLETDFRNLLGAETERFVLEDVYDYDEAFEQAYELITAELDAGNEVWVNVAAMPRTVSFAFANAAHSLMVEREEDREGIHTYYTAPEKYLETELAEELREQIALLEDLREDGDGIEDDRIADRLESARDLLAEFDERGTTIGAKEIDGKHIVELPVASFSNVKPFEELILYKLGEGGEFDSVSELAESLARELNEEYTDSFRSKVIYNVDRLGPGGKGYIEREEHGKSYRTRLSRIGELWVRAHSDSDA, translated from the coding sequence ATGCAAACCCACATCGTCCCGGTCGGGTTCGACTACGACCGGCTGATCGCGCCGCTCGTGCGCGATCAGATCGACGTCGACAGCGTCATTTTGCTCGAGGGGGCCGTCGGCAGCGAGGCCAACGTCGAATACTCTCGACACCTCTCGAAGAAACTCGAGACGGACTTTCGGAACCTGCTGGGAGCCGAAACCGAGCGGTTCGTCTTAGAGGACGTCTACGACTACGACGAGGCCTTCGAGCAGGCCTACGAACTCATTACAGCGGAACTCGATGCCGGCAACGAGGTCTGGGTCAACGTCGCTGCGATGCCCCGGACCGTCAGCTTTGCCTTCGCCAACGCTGCCCACTCGCTGATGGTCGAACGCGAGGAAGACCGCGAAGGGATTCATACCTACTATACCGCCCCCGAGAAGTACTTAGAGACCGAACTCGCCGAGGAACTGCGCGAACAGATCGCCTTACTCGAGGACCTCCGCGAGGACGGCGACGGGATCGAAGACGATCGGATCGCGGACCGCCTCGAGAGCGCGCGCGATCTATTGGCCGAGTTCGACGAGCGGGGGACGACTATCGGCGCAAAGGAAATCGACGGCAAGCACATCGTCGAGTTGCCGGTCGCCTCCTTCTCGAACGTCAAGCCCTTCGAGGAACTGATCCTGTACAAACTCGGCGAAGGCGGCGAGTTCGACTCCGTCTCGGAGCTCGCCGAATCGCTGGCGCGCGAGCTCAACGAGGAGTACACCGACAGCTTCCGGTCGAAAGTCATCTACAACGTCGATCGGCTGGGTCCCGGCGGCAAAGGATACATCGAACGCGAGGAACACGGCAAGTCCTATCGGACCAGACTCTCCCGGATCGGCGAACTGTGGGTACGAGCCCACTCCGACTCTGACGCCTGA
- a CDS encoding RND family transporter, with the protein MSGSIATRYAETITAHSRLVIVLVVLLTGVVAAGAAMGSPEAGEIGQFETDSAETAALEEIEATYGTDDAIVSQLVVRDEGGDVLTRDSLLEGLYLQRDVRDDADLNATLGERGFVGLENVVATAAVYEDRAAAADGPPDTSAPTLDEQIAALESRSDAEVEALLADVLDPDADRGGQGPQEQGADPYEFLPSDYEPGATDADARITFLFQVDESGPNEDPQAAYDAQVEIDERVDDRFADAFLFGQGVTDEASANAVGDSFAIITPVALVLILVVLGVTYRDVVDVVLGFVGIAVVMAWVAGILGWLEIPTSQLLIAVPFLLIGLGIDYSLHVVMRYREARAGSNEHAATEDVPQRANGGSYGPRGGMRVGLASVVLALAAATVSTAVGFLSNVISPLPAIQDFAVLSAGGIVATFVAFAALVPALKVELDDVLEGRFGRDRALPPFGMGTGVVNRVLSGLVGLVQRAPTVVVLVALVLAAGGAYGATDIDTEFNRADFLPEDAPEWAKSLPGPLAPDTYTISDEAAYLGEHFAGRGEGSQTQVLIRGAVTDPETLAAIERASTAVDDEGTIVVRADGRAAIEGPPSVIHELAATNETVAAALEQRDTDGDGLPDEDVAGFYDVLFDVAPERAGEVLYRTDSGEYESARLLVTVQGDAAAQPVADGTRALATAIEANGPASTIATGGPVTTAVIQDALLETLVQAFAVTLVVIFGFLTLLYWARHGTLTLGTVTLAPVVAALAWLLGAMAALGLPFNSETAVITSLAIGLGVDYSIHVGERFVAERNERDSLDEALAATITGTGGALLGSAATTAAGFGVLALALAPPLQRFGLVTGLSIIFAFVACLTVLPCLLVLRERLLERVA; encoded by the coding sequence ATGAGCGGTTCTATCGCGACCCGATACGCGGAGACGATCACGGCACATAGTCGCCTCGTGATCGTCCTCGTCGTGCTTCTCACCGGCGTCGTTGCAGCCGGCGCGGCGATGGGGTCGCCCGAAGCAGGGGAAATCGGCCAGTTCGAGACTGACTCCGCAGAGACTGCCGCACTCGAGGAGATCGAAGCGACCTACGGTACTGACGACGCGATCGTCTCACAGCTCGTCGTCCGCGACGAGGGCGGCGACGTGCTCACGCGTGACTCGTTGCTCGAGGGCCTGTATCTCCAACGGGACGTCCGCGACGACGCCGATCTGAACGCGACGCTCGGGGAGCGTGGATTCGTCGGCCTCGAGAACGTCGTCGCGACGGCTGCCGTCTACGAAGACCGGGCGGCTGCTGCCGACGGGCCGCCGGATACCAGTGCACCCACGCTCGACGAACAGATTGCAGCCCTCGAATCGCGCTCGGACGCGGAGGTCGAGGCGCTGCTGGCCGACGTGCTCGACCCCGACGCCGACCGAGGCGGGCAGGGTCCACAGGAGCAGGGTGCTGACCCCTACGAGTTCCTCCCGAGCGACTACGAACCGGGCGCGACCGATGCCGACGCGCGCATTACGTTCCTGTTCCAGGTCGACGAGAGCGGCCCAAACGAGGACCCACAGGCTGCCTACGATGCACAGGTCGAAATCGACGAGCGCGTCGATGATCGGTTCGCCGACGCGTTCCTCTTCGGGCAGGGCGTCACTGACGAGGCGTCGGCGAACGCCGTCGGCGATAGCTTCGCGATCATCACCCCCGTCGCGCTCGTCCTCATCCTCGTCGTTCTCGGCGTTACCTATCGCGACGTCGTCGACGTCGTGCTCGGGTTCGTCGGGATCGCCGTCGTGATGGCGTGGGTCGCCGGCATTCTCGGCTGGCTCGAGATACCGACGAGTCAACTCCTCATCGCCGTTCCCTTCCTGCTGATCGGACTGGGGATCGACTACTCGCTGCACGTCGTCATGCGCTATCGGGAGGCGAGAGCGGGTTCCAACGAGCACGCGGCGACCGAAGACGTACCCCAGCGCGCAAACGGCGGCTCGTACGGGCCACGCGGCGGGATGCGTGTCGGACTCGCGAGCGTCGTCCTCGCGCTCGCTGCGGCGACGGTGTCGACCGCCGTCGGCTTCCTTTCAAATGTCATCAGCCCGCTGCCGGCGATTCAGGACTTCGCCGTGTTGAGCGCCGGCGGCATCGTCGCAACGTTCGTCGCCTTCGCAGCACTCGTCCCGGCGCTCAAGGTCGAACTCGACGACGTTCTCGAGGGCCGCTTCGGTCGTGACCGAGCGCTCCCGCCGTTCGGGATGGGGACCGGGGTCGTCAACCGCGTGCTGTCGGGGCTTGTCGGGCTGGTCCAGCGGGCACCGACCGTGGTCGTCCTCGTCGCCCTCGTCCTCGCCGCTGGCGGGGCCTACGGCGCGACCGACATCGATACGGAGTTCAACCGGGCCGATTTCCTCCCCGAAGACGCGCCGGAGTGGGCGAAATCGCTGCCTGGCCCCCTCGCTCCGGACACGTACACGATCAGTGACGAGGCGGCCTACCTCGGCGAGCACTTCGCTGGACGCGGCGAGGGCAGCCAAACGCAGGTACTGATACGCGGAGCCGTGACCGATCCGGAGACGCTCGCAGCGATCGAGCGCGCGAGCACTGCGGTCGACGACGAGGGCACGATCGTCGTCCGAGCGGACGGACGGGCCGCAATCGAGGGCCCGCCGTCGGTCATCCACGAGCTAGCAGCTACTAACGAAACCGTCGCAGCCGCCCTCGAGCAGCGAGATACTGACGGCGACGGGCTGCCCGACGAGGACGTCGCCGGCTTCTACGACGTGCTCTTCGATGTCGCGCCGGAGCGTGCTGGGGAGGTCCTCTACCGAACCGACAGCGGAGAGTACGAGTCGGCCCGCCTGCTCGTGACCGTTCAGGGTGACGCCGCCGCCCAGCCCGTCGCTGACGGCACGCGAGCGCTGGCGACCGCCATCGAAGCGAACGGCCCCGCGAGTACGATCGCGACGGGCGGACCTGTCACGACCGCGGTGATCCAGGATGCGCTGCTCGAGACGCTGGTTCAAGCGTTCGCCGTCACGCTGGTGGTCATTTTCGGCTTCCTGACGCTGCTCTACTGGGCTCGTCACGGAACGCTCACGCTCGGGACGGTCACGCTCGCACCCGTCGTTGCCGCGCTCGCGTGGCTGCTCGGTGCGATGGCGGCCCTCGGCTTGCCCTTTAACAGCGAGACGGCGGTCATCACGAGCCTCGCGATCGGTCTGGGGGTCGACTACAGCATCCACGTCGGGGAGCGGTTCGTTGCCGAACGCAACGAGCGGGATTCACTCGATGAGGCCCTTGCAGCGACGATCACCGGCACCGGCGGCGCCTTACTCGGCAGTGCGGCGACGACAGCGGCTGGCTTCGGTGTCCTCGCGCTGGCGCTTGCGCCACCCCTCCAGCGGTTCGGGCTGGTCACGGGTCTAAGTATCATCTTCGCGTTCGTCGCCTGTCTCACTGTCTTGCCCTGCCTGCTCGTGCTTCGGGAACGACTGCTCGAGCGAGTCGCTTGA
- a CDS encoding valine--tRNA ligase, which produces MDTAEQDEPSLEGGYDPEAVESRWQQRWVDADVYAYDGDEKQDPNTVYAIDTPPPTVSGSLHMGHLYGSTLQDFAARFQRMADGDVLFPFGYDDNGIASERLTEKELDIRHQDYERREFQNLCREVCQDYEAEFTEKMQALGTSIDWNNTYKTIEPRVQRISQLSFLDLYEKGREYRKKAPAIWCPDCETAISQVEMEDMEKGSHFNDIAFELVGEDAPRDEFVISTTRPELLPACVSVFVHPDDEENQDLVDETARIPIFGHEVPIIEDERVDMEKGSGVVMCCTFGDQNDIEWYQAHDLPLRVAIDESATMTDLAGDYEGMSTEEAREAIVEDLDDEGSLRDRWAITHAVQVHERCDTPVEFRVSKQWYVEILDHKDEYLEAGQEMDWYPEKMFTRYQHWIEGLEWDWLISRQRDSGIPFPVWYCEDCDHPIMAEREDLPVDPLSDEPPVDACPECGHDAFEPEEDVFDTWATSSLTPLINAGWDWDAEAEEFTMDNPELYPFDLRPQGHDIISFWLFHTIVKCYEHTGEVPFDATMINGHVLDENREKMSKSRGNVVEPDAVLAEYPVDAVRFWAASAAVGDDFPYQEKDLTAGEKLLRKLWNASKLVDTLAPADPDEPADLEAIDRWLLAELDDAIEDLTAHLEAYEFAKARDRLRTFFWNTFCDDYLEIAKTREDNPSTQYALRTAHRTFLELWAPFLPHVTEEIWQAIYVADDAALETSSIHVRDWPEPQGHEADLEAGETAMEVISALRRYKSENQLPLNADLESVSVYGPVEGFEDAIQNVMHVQKLTVLEEQPEITTEVAKIDLDYSTLGPKFGSKVGEIDAGIESGDYEIDDDENVLRVAGEELEDDLFEVELERTYSGEGEMIETESAVVILE; this is translated from the coding sequence ATGGACACGGCCGAACAGGACGAGCCGAGCCTCGAGGGTGGCTACGACCCCGAAGCCGTCGAATCGCGCTGGCAACAGCGCTGGGTCGACGCGGATGTCTACGCCTACGATGGCGACGAAAAGCAGGACCCGAACACGGTGTATGCGATCGATACGCCACCACCGACGGTCTCGGGCAGCCTGCACATGGGCCACCTCTATGGCTCGACGCTCCAGGACTTCGCCGCCCGGTTTCAGCGGATGGCAGACGGCGACGTGCTTTTTCCCTTTGGCTACGACGACAACGGGATCGCAAGCGAACGGCTGACCGAAAAGGAACTGGACATTCGCCACCAGGACTACGAGCGCCGCGAGTTCCAGAATCTCTGTCGGGAGGTCTGTCAGGACTACGAGGCCGAGTTCACCGAGAAGATGCAGGCACTCGGCACCTCGATCGACTGGAACAACACCTACAAGACGATCGAGCCGCGCGTCCAGCGCATCTCGCAGCTTTCGTTCCTCGATCTCTACGAGAAAGGGCGAGAGTACCGCAAGAAAGCGCCCGCGATCTGGTGTCCCGACTGTGAGACAGCCATCTCGCAAGTCGAGATGGAGGACATGGAGAAGGGGTCACACTTCAACGACATCGCATTCGAACTCGTCGGCGAGGACGCTCCCCGCGATGAGTTCGTCATCTCGACGACCCGTCCGGAACTCCTGCCGGCATGTGTCTCGGTGTTCGTCCACCCCGACGACGAGGAGAATCAGGATCTCGTCGACGAAACCGCTCGCATTCCGATCTTCGGCCACGAAGTGCCGATCATCGAAGACGAGCGCGTCGACATGGAGAAAGGCAGCGGCGTCGTGATGTGCTGTACCTTCGGTGACCAGAACGACATCGAGTGGTACCAGGCCCACGACCTGCCGCTGCGCGTGGCCATCGACGAGTCCGCGACGATGACCGACCTCGCCGGCGACTACGAGGGCATGTCCACCGAGGAAGCCCGCGAGGCCATCGTCGAGGACCTAGACGACGAAGGCTCCCTACGCGACCGCTGGGCGATCACCCACGCCGTGCAGGTCCACGAACGCTGTGACACGCCCGTCGAGTTCCGCGTCTCCAAGCAGTGGTACGTCGAAATCTTAGATCACAAAGACGAGTATCTCGAGGCCGGCCAGGAGATGGATTGGTACCCCGAGAAGATGTTCACTCGCTACCAGCACTGGATCGAGGGCCTCGAGTGGGACTGGCTGATCTCCCGCCAGCGCGACTCGGGCATCCCGTTCCCGGTCTGGTACTGTGAAGACTGCGACCACCCAATCATGGCCGAGCGCGAGGACCTGCCGGTCGATCCGCTCTCGGACGAGCCGCCGGTCGACGCGTGTCCGGAGTGTGGCCACGACGCGTTCGAGCCCGAAGAGGACGTCTTCGACACGTGGGCGACCTCCTCGCTGACCCCGCTGATCAACGCCGGCTGGGACTGGGATGCAGAGGCAGAGGAGTTCACGATGGACAACCCGGAACTCTACCCGTTCGACCTGCGTCCGCAGGGCCACGACATCATCTCGTTCTGGCTGTTCCACACCATCGTCAAGTGCTACGAGCACACTGGCGAGGTGCCCTTCGACGCGACGATGATCAACGGCCACGTTCTGGACGAGAACCGCGAGAAGATGTCCAAGTCGCGTGGCAACGTCGTCGAACCCGACGCGGTGCTCGCGGAGTACCCCGTCGACGCCGTCCGGTTCTGGGCCGCCAGCGCCGCCGTCGGCGACGACTTCCCGTATCAGGAGAAGGATCTGACGGCGGGCGAAAAACTCCTGCGCAAGCTCTGGAACGCCTCGAAGCTCGTCGACACGCTCGCGCCCGCTGATCCCGACGAGCCCGCCGACCTCGAGGCCATCGACCGCTGGCTGCTCGCAGAACTCGACGATGCCATCGAGGATCTGACGGCCCATCTCGAGGCTTACGAGTTCGCGAAAGCCCGCGACCGCCTGCGGACGTTCTTCTGGAACACCTTCTGTGACGACTACCTCGAGATCGCCAAGACCCGCGAGGACAACCCCTCGACGCAGTACGCGCTGCGAACCGCACACCGAACCTTCCTCGAGCTGTGGGCGCCGTTCCTGCCCCACGTGACCGAGGAGATCTGGCAGGCGATCTACGTTGCCGACGACGCGGCCCTCGAGACGAGCAGCATCCATGTCCGCGACTGGCCCGAACCGCAGGGCCACGAGGCCGACTTAGAGGCCGGCGAGACCGCCATGGAGGTCATCTCCGCGCTGCGTCGCTACAAGAGCGAGAACCAGTTGCCGCTGAACGCCGACCTCGAGTCGGTGTCGGTCTACGGCCCCGTCGAGGGCTTCGAGGATGCCATCCAGAACGTGATGCACGTCCAGAAGCTCACCGTGCTCGAAGAGCAACCGGAGATCACGACCGAGGTCGCCAAAATCGATCTCGATTACTCGACGCTCGGGCCGAAGTTCGGCTCGAAGGTCGGCGAGATCGACGCCGGCATCGAGAGCGGCGACTACGAGATCGACGACGACGAAAACGTCCTGCGCGTCGCCGGCGAAGAACTCGAGGACGACTTATTCGAGGTCGAACTCGAGCGCACCTACTCCGGCGAGGGCGAGATGATCGAGACCGAATCGGCGGTCGTCATCCTCGAGTAA
- a CDS encoding DUF1405 domain-containing protein → MTVPTSSGQLSDRERDDGESLPSYLTPVPTTLEDLGLRFAWLIVAINLVGTAFGFWYYSGQFAETTAVLWPWVPDSPLATLFIALAIACWKLGREQPWLTALAFFGNIVLGLWTPYTLLAFAESYTYLSPLMYNFLFWSHLGMVVQALVLYRISDFPVWAVAVAAGWYWSNLIVDYFVPVVGEPHHTIIPVARDAGMFLEADALGVIAAGEVSLVLLALFLALTIRVKKCEAVRNRP, encoded by the coding sequence ATGACTGTGCCGACCTCGAGTGGTCAGCTATCCGACCGCGAGCGCGACGACGGCGAGTCGCTCCCGTCGTATCTCACGCCGGTACCGACGACGCTCGAGGACCTGGGACTGCGGTTCGCGTGGCTTATCGTGGCGATCAACCTCGTGGGGACGGCCTTTGGCTTCTGGTACTACTCGGGGCAGTTCGCCGAAACGACGGCAGTGCTGTGGCCGTGGGTGCCCGACAGCCCGCTCGCGACGCTGTTTATCGCGCTGGCGATCGCTTGCTGGAAGCTGGGCCGCGAACAGCCATGGCTCACTGCACTCGCCTTTTTCGGGAACATCGTCCTCGGCCTGTGGACGCCCTACACGCTGCTTGCGTTCGCCGAGTCCTACACGTATCTCTCCCCGCTGATGTACAACTTCCTGTTCTGGAGCCACCTCGGGATGGTCGTGCAGGCGCTGGTCCTCTACCGGATCAGTGATTTTCCTGTCTGGGCCGTCGCCGTCGCCGCCGGCTGGTACTGGAGTAACCTGATCGTCGACTACTTCGTCCCTGTCGTCGGCGAACCCCACCACACGATCATCCCGGTCGCGCGTGACGCGGGCATGTTCCTCGAGGCCGACGCGCTGGGTGTCATCGCTGCTGGCGAGGTTTCGCTCGTGCTGCTCGCGCTGTTTCTCGCGCTCACGATCCGGGTGAAAAAGTGCGAGGCGGTCCGGAATCGGCCCTAA
- a CDS encoding acetoacetate decarboxylase family protein, with the protein MTTAEQRSRTRLSTGHAVTLPLELSLAMGGVVVPARRSRLEAILPDGLSSLAIAPGIGCVALVGIQYHRVGRSERDATGLEPYDEFAVIIPAVYGSRTNVPLAQLADGEIGGYVHWLPVTTEPAVALGRELWGYPKERTAVTVTDGPNGVRAVVSGGRYGNRETVRLEVSRPQASVRDRDWTLASYTTKAGTLLRTPVQIQGDAAIGIGPSVGTTLEVPPDLTRELGLWRRPLARLYGSRVRARLLEGERMTE; encoded by the coding sequence ATGACCACTGCCGAACAACGGTCTCGAACACGGCTGTCGACCGGCCACGCGGTTACCCTCCCACTCGAGCTATCGCTCGCGATGGGTGGCGTCGTCGTTCCCGCCCGCCGGAGTCGCCTCGAGGCGATCCTGCCGGACGGACTCTCGTCGCTTGCGATCGCCCCCGGAATCGGCTGTGTCGCACTCGTCGGGATTCAGTATCACCGAGTGGGTCGCAGCGAGCGAGACGCGACGGGGCTCGAGCCCTACGACGAGTTCGCAGTCATCATCCCGGCGGTCTACGGAAGCCGAACGAACGTTCCACTCGCACAGCTCGCAGATGGCGAGATCGGCGGCTACGTCCACTGGCTGCCGGTGACGACCGAGCCCGCGGTCGCGCTTGGCCGCGAGCTCTGGGGGTACCCCAAGGAACGAACCGCCGTGACGGTGACTGACGGACCGAACGGGGTCCGTGCCGTCGTCTCCGGTGGGCGGTACGGTAACCGTGAGACCGTCCGGCTTGAGGTTTCTCGCCCGCAAGCCAGCGTGCGAGACCGCGACTGGACGCTGGCGAGCTACACGACGAAAGCGGGGACGCTTCTGCGGACGCCGGTCCAGATTCAGGGCGACGCGGCGATCGGAATCGGCCCGTCCGTCGGCACGACCCTCGAGGTTCCACCGGACCTGACACGGGAACTGGGACTGTGGCGACGACCGCTCGCTCGGCTGTACGGCTCGCGCGTTCGGGCGCGCCTACTCGAGGGTGAGAGGATGACCGAGTGA
- the pdxS gene encoding pyridoxal 5'-phosphate synthase lyase subunit PdxS: MAENTDLEELRRGTDLVKRGFARMQKGGVIMDVVDPEQARIAEEAGAVAVMALEAVPADIRKRGGVARMADPADVEEIVNSVSIPVMGKSRIGHTKEAQILEAVGVDMIDESEVLTPADDAYHIDKRDFTAPFVCGARNLGEALRRIDEGAAMIRTKGEAGTGDVNQAVHHQRTIKGAIRKLEGMSHEEREAYAREIEAPADLVHETAEMGRLPVVNFAAGGIATPADAALMMHHECDGIFVGSGIFGAENPPEMAEAIVEATNNWDDPEALAEISKNLGKSMKGDANVDLPEEEKLQGRGV, encoded by the coding sequence ATGGCCGAGAACACTGATCTCGAGGAACTGCGACGCGGAACCGATCTCGTCAAGCGCGGTTTCGCACGGATGCAGAAAGGCGGCGTCATCATGGACGTCGTCGACCCCGAACAGGCCCGTATCGCCGAAGAAGCCGGCGCAGTCGCCGTGATGGCGCTGGAAGCCGTCCCCGCGGACATTCGCAAACGCGGCGGCGTCGCCCGGATGGCAGACCCCGCAGACGTCGAGGAGATCGTCAACTCCGTTTCGATCCCCGTCATGGGCAAATCCCGGATCGGCCACACGAAGGAGGCCCAGATCCTGGAAGCCGTCGGCGTGGACATGATCGACGAAAGCGAGGTCCTCACGCCCGCGGACGACGCCTATCACATCGACAAGCGCGACTTTACCGCGCCCTTTGTCTGTGGCGCGCGCAACCTCGGCGAAGCCCTGCGCCGGATCGACGAGGGCGCGGCGATGATCCGTACCAAAGGCGAGGCCGGCACCGGCGACGTCAACCAGGCCGTCCACCACCAGCGGACGATCAAAGGCGCAATCCGCAAACTCGAGGGCATGAGCCACGAGGAACGCGAGGCCTACGCTCGCGAGATCGAGGCACCCGCAGACCTGGTCCACGAGACTGCCGAGATGGGCCGGCTGCCGGTCGTGAACTTCGCTGCAGGTGGCATCGCGACGCCAGCCGACGCCGCGCTGATGATGCACCACGAGTGTGACGGCATCTTCGTGGGCAGCGGGATCTTCGGCGCGGAGAACCCGCCGGAGATGGCCGAAGCGATCGTCGAGGCAACGAACAACTGGGACGACCCCGAGGCGCTCGCGGAGATCTCGAAGAACCTCGGCAAGAGCATGAAAGGCGACGCGAACGTCGACCTGCCCGAGGAAGAGAAACTGCAGGGTCGCGGCGTCTAA
- a CDS encoding homoserine kinase, whose translation MLTVRAPATSANLGSGFDVFGVALGTPADVIRVERAPETTITVTGAGSEYIPEDPAKNTVGAVAEALDAPAQIRIDKGVRPSSGLGSSAASAAAAAVALNALYDRGRSREELVPIAAEGEALVSGEAHADNVAPALLGGFTVVTDDGVTQVDASVPVVACLPEISVSTRDARGVVPDSAPLSKVVDTVGNAATLTVGMTRDDPDLVGRGMNDAIVTPERTKLIDGYDRVREAALEAGATGVTVSGAGPGVLAVCHRRDQRAIAAAMVDAFDAVGVESRAYQTTVGDGAQLYR comes from the coding sequence ATGCTCACCGTGCGGGCACCGGCGACGAGTGCGAACCTCGGGAGTGGCTTCGACGTCTTCGGCGTTGCTCTCGGGACGCCCGCCGACGTGATTCGGGTCGAGCGCGCCCCGGAAACGACGATTACGGTTACGGGAGCCGGCAGCGAGTATATCCCGGAAGACCCAGCCAAGAACACCGTTGGCGCGGTCGCCGAGGCGCTGGACGCCCCGGCACAAATCCGGATCGACAAAGGCGTCCGGCCCTCTTCGGGGCTTGGCTCGTCGGCCGCGAGCGCGGCTGCCGCCGCCGTTGCGCTCAACGCCCTCTACGATCGCGGTCGCTCGCGGGAGGAACTCGTCCCCATCGCCGCCGAGGGCGAAGCGCTCGTCTCCGGCGAGGCACACGCCGACAACGTCGCGCCTGCGCTACTCGGCGGGTTTACCGTCGTCACCGACGATGGCGTCACGCAGGTCGACGCTTCCGTCCCCGTCGTCGCGTGCCTCCCCGAAATATCCGTGTCGACGCGCGACGCGCGCGGCGTCGTCCCCGACTCGGCCCCACTTTCGAAGGTCGTCGACACCGTCGGCAACGCCGCCACGCTCACTGTTGGAATGACCCGAGACGATCCCGACCTCGTCGGGCGGGGGATGAACGACGCCATCGTCACGCCCGAGCGCACCAAACTCATCGATGGCTACGACCGGGTTCGCGAGGCCGCCCTCGAGGCAGGTGCGACCGGCGTGACCGTAAGCGGTGCTGGGCCGGGCGTGCTGGCAGTTTGTCACCGTCGTGACCAGCGGGCGATTGCCGCGGCAATGGTCGACGCCTTCGACGCGGTCGGCGTCGAAAGCCGGGCCTACCAGACGACCGTCGGCGACGGCGCACAGCTATATCGCTGA